A single genomic interval of Methanococcus voltae harbors:
- a CDS encoding formylmethanofuran dehydrogenase subunit B, translating into MAEKIFKDIMCPVCGGTCDDIEIVWDEENRKIEVRNACKMGAAKFNEIVSHHRIMTPLIADNEKAEKREAEWDEALTKAAEILANAKRPLLFMGAETSCEAMTVGLHMGEYLGGIVDSNSTIUHGPSLMGVQEAGKPGATAGETKNRSDLIIYWGTNPMDSMPRHLSRYAVFPRGYFTEKGRNDRKVITVDPRRSPTAQASDLHVQLKPNSDYELFSALIVAVRGKRPHPSIEQITGVPVDTIMEMADMMKNAKFGSIYGGLGLASSYGKHRNIECVMKLVYELQRYTKFTIGLIRGHCNVAGFNVLASYLYGFPFGIDFSRGYPRYNPGEFTTNDLLREKEVDAVLVMCADLGAHLPQDSSRWLNQIPVVCLDIAPCPTTSTANVVLPGVIDAIECNGTFYRFDEIPMHYKPFAESPFPFTKSNEDTMKQLFAKVKELKEGQPNQ; encoded by the coding sequence ATGGCTGAAAAGATTTTTAAGGACATCATGTGCCCCGTATGTGGCGGTACTTGTGATGACATTGAAATCGTCTGGGATGAAGAAAATAGAAAAATCGAAGTAAGGAATGCTTGTAAGATGGGTGCAGCTAAATTTAACGAGATAGTTAGCCACCACAGGATTATGACTCCTTTAATCGCAGACAATGAAAAAGCAGAGAAAAGAGAAGCAGAATGGGACGAAGCATTGACCAAAGCTGCGGAAATATTAGCAAACGCTAAAAGACCTTTATTATTCATGGGTGCAGAAACATCCTGTGAAGCAATGACTGTAGGATTACATATGGGGGAGTACCTTGGCGGTATTGTAGACTCCAACTCCACTATATGACACGGACCTTCCTTAATGGGAGTTCAAGAAGCTGGTAAACCTGGTGCAACAGCAGGGGAAACCAAAAACAGATCCGACTTGATAATATATTGGGGAACCAATCCTATGGACTCAATGCCAAGACATTTATCAAGGTATGCAGTATTCCCAAGAGGATACTTCACAGAAAAAGGTAGGAACGACAGAAAAGTTATCACTGTAGACCCAAGAAGGTCACCTACCGCACAAGCATCTGACTTACACGTTCAGTTGAAACCTAATTCCGATTACGAATTGTTTTCAGCTTTAATTGTGGCAGTTAGAGGAAAAAGACCACACCCAAGTATTGAACAAATAACTGGCGTACCAGTTGACACAATCATGGAAATGGCAGATATGATGAAAAATGCTAAATTCGGCTCCATCTACGGCGGTTTAGGGTTAGCTTCATCATACGGTAAACACAGAAATATTGAATGTGTTATGAAATTAGTATATGAATTACAAAGATACACTAAATTTACCATCGGTTTAATCAGAGGACACTGTAATGTTGCAGGATTTAACGTTCTTGCGTCATATTTATACGGTTTCCCATTCGGTATTGACTTCTCAAGAGGATACCCAAGATATAACCCTGGGGAATTTACAACAAACGACTTATTGAGAGAGAAGGAAGTTGACGCTGTGCTTGTAATGTGTGCCGACTTAGGTGCGCACTTACCACAGGACTCATCAAGATGGTTAAACCAAATACCAGTTGTATGTTTAGACATCGCTCCTTGTCCAACTACTTCAACAGCAAACGTTGTATTGCCGGGTGTAATTGATGCAATTGAATGTAATGGTACATTCTATAGATTCGATGAAATCCCAATGCACTACAAACCATTTGCTGAATCTCCATTCCCATTCACCAAAAGCAACGAAGATACAATGAAACAATTGTTTGCTAAGGTAAAAGAGCTTAAAGAAGGGCAACCAAATCAATAA
- a CDS encoding glycosyltransferase — translation MNMDLTKIDFNNNFISIIIPTFNEEKYITKCLESWFNQDYPQENYEILIFDGKSTDKTIDVIKELQKKHKFPNLKIFTNEKRKQVYAFNEGIKQANGDFFIIFGAHAYPEYDFLKNSVETYDKIKKEEPKLIGVGGIHHSICENNAAEISKLVYNTPLSGSSPYRYLMMERFSNTVVYGMYDTKMIKENNILFDTDFITGQDFEFNLHLIKEGFKLYTNPNIVSSYYTRSSVKKFIKQTINYGAAKGLMIRKGYFNILWLFPFGFLFMLLSIIITGVLVFIYFIIVMLDTIRLIVKTQEPSYITLPVLLFVFHCLISYGFFKGLIKGNSTFK, via the coding sequence ATGAATATGGATTTAACTAAAATAGATTTTAATAATAATTTTATTTCGATAATAATTCCCACATTCAACGAAGAGAAATATATTACAAAATGTCTTGAAAGCTGGTTTAATCAAGATTACCCTCAAGAAAATTACGAAATATTAATTTTTGATGGAAAAAGTACTGATAAAACAATCGATGTAATTAAAGAATTACAAAAAAAGCATAAATTCCCAAATTTAAAGATATTTACAAATGAAAAACGTAAGCAGGTTTATGCGTTTAATGAGGGGATTAAACAGGCAAATGGGGACTTTTTCATAATTTTTGGGGCACACGCTTACCCAGAATATGACTTTTTAAAAAATAGTGTGGAAACGTATGACAAAATAAAAAAGGAAGAGCCTAAACTCATTGGCGTTGGGGGTATTCACCATAGCATATGTGAAAATAACGCCGCTGAAATCTCAAAATTGGTTTACAACACACCACTCTCCGGTAGTAGTCCCTACCGATATTTAATGATGGAAAGATTTTCAAATACGGTTGTTTATGGGATGTATGACACAAAAATGATAAAGGAAAATAATATTTTGTTTGATACGGACTTTATAACAGGTCAGGACTTTGAATTTAACCTTCACTTAATAAAAGAAGGCTTTAAATTATATACAAATCCTAATATTGTTAGTTCCTACTATACACGTTCGAGTGTAAAAAAATTTATAAAACAGACTATAAATTACGGAGCTGCAAAAGGTTTAATGATTAGAAAAGGATATTTTAATATTTTATGGCTTTTTCCGTTTGGATTCTTGTTTATGTTGTTATCTATAATTATAACGGGCGTATTGGTGTTTATTTATTTTATAATTGTAATGCTCGATACAATTCGATTAATAGTTAAAACTCAAGAGCCATCATATATTACTTTACCAGTGTTATTGTTCGTATTTCATTGTTTAATATCATATGGTTTCTTTAAGGGATTAATAAAAGGAAATTCTACGTTTAAATAA